The Streptococcus downei MFe28 DNA window TCCCCTAGCCTTTGTCAAGGTGGCGCCGACCATTTCGCATGGTTTTGCCTCTCTCTTTGGTTTCTTGGGAATTTCCTATTTGACCTTTCGAGCGGTTGGGATGATTATTGAAATGCGAGACGGCGTGCTCAAGGAATTCACCCTCTGGCAGTTCCTGCGTTTCTTGCTCTTTATGCCCACCTTTTCAAGTGGACCAATTGATCGTTTCAAACGCTTTGATGATGACTACCAAAAAATCCCTGAGCGTGATGAATTATTGAATATGTTGGAGCAGGCTATCTATTGGATTATGCTGGGCTTCCTTTACAAGTTCATTATTGCCTACCTGGATGAAACCTATCTCCTCAATCCCATGAAGGAGAGTGCCCTTCAGATGGGTGGCCTCTTTAACCGTTATACCTTGGGTGTGATGTATGCCTATGGTCTTGATCTCTTCTTTGACTTTGCAGGCTACTCCATGTTTGCCCTGGCCATTTCAAATTTGATGGGGGTTAAGAGCCCGATTAACTTCAACAAACCCTTTATTTCAAGGGATTTGAAGGAATTCTGGAATCGTTGGCATATGAGTCTGTCCTTTTGGTTCCGTGACTTCATCTTTATGCGCCTGGTCAAGCTTTTGATTCAAAAGAAGGTCTTTGATAACCGCAATGTCACCTCTAGTGTGGCCTATATCATCAATATGTTGGTCATGGGTTTCTGGCACGGGGTGACCTGGTACTACATTGCCTATGGTCTCTTTCACGGAGTCGGCCTGGTCATCAATGATGCCTGGTTCCGCAAGAAGAAAAAAATAAACAAGGAAAGAAAGAAGAAGGGGCAAGAGCCTCTGCCTGATAACAAGTGGACCCAGGCCCTGGGAATCTTCATCACCTTCAATGTGGTTATGGTTTCCTTCCTACTCTTCTCTGGTTTCCTAGATGCTCAGTGGTTCAACAATCCGGTGATTAAACAGTAAGTAAAATTTTTTTGAAAGGAAATTCACTCTCAACCATAGAGGAGTGTGGTTTTCCTTGATAAGTGAGGTAAGAAAATGGATATTAAAGCAGATGTTATTGAAATTATTGATGATCTTTTCATGGAAGATGTGTCTGACATGATGGATGAAGATTTATTTGATGCTGGTGTACTTGACAGTATGGGAACGGTCGAATTGATTGTGGAATTGGAAAATCACTTTGACATCAGTGTTCCCGTATCTGAGTTCGGTCGCGATGACTGGAATACCGCCAACAAGATTGTTCAAGGGGTAACGGAGTTACGTAATGCTTAAACGTTTATGGCAAATTTTGGGCCCTCTGGTCTGTGCCATGGTCTTGGTTGTTGCCCTGATTGCTCTCTATCCGACTAAGCGAGAACATTCCTTCCAGGCAGAGAAAGATGACGCTGTGGCCTTGACAAAGATCAGCTTTAAGAGTCGCTCCAAAAAGGTTAGGGCCCTTAGTGATCCTAACCACCGCTTCGTTCCCTTCTTTGGGTCTAGTGAATGGTCTCGTATGGATGCCATGCACCCGTCGGTTTTGGCGGAAGCTTACAACCGAGGCTACACTCCCTACCTATTGGGGCAAAGAGGAGCAGCTTCTCTGACGCAATATTTTGGGATACAGCAGATTATTCCTCAGATGACTAAGAAGCAGGCGGTCTATGTCATTTCACCCCAGTGGTTTGTTAAGAAGGGGGCCAATGCTGCTGCCTTCCAAAGTTTCTTTAGCAATGACCAGATGGTTTCTTTCTTGCGTAGGCAAAGAGGGACAAGCTATGATCAGTATGCTGCGAAACGCTTCCTTGAACTTTATCCGGAATCATCTCTGTCTCAGATGATGGAAAAGGTAGCCAAGGGACAGGAGCTTTCTAAGGCGGATCGGGGCCAACTCAAATTGCGACAAAAGGTCTTGGAAAAAGAGGATAATTTCTATAGCCAGTTTGCAGTTAGCAGTCGCAATTATGACGATAAAATTGCTAAGAAGGCCGAGAGCCTGCCTAAGACTTTTTCTTACGAGACCTTATCGAATCGGGCTGATCAATTGGCGGCTAAGGCAACCGATAATAATCCTTTCAGGGTTTCTAATAACTTCTTTAACACCCGTCTTAAGGGGAATTATAAGGCCTTAAAGGGATCGCAGACGAAATTTGACTATACCCAGTCGCCAGAATTCAACGACTTGCAACTGGTTCTCCATCAGTTCGCTCAGATGGACACGGATGTGCTCTTTATTATTCCGCCTGTTAATAAGAAATGGTCTGACTATACCGGGCTAGATACCAAGAAGTACCAAGAGTCAGTCGCTAAAATCAAGTATCAATTGCAAAGTCAGGGCTTCAACCATATTGCTGACCTGTCTAAGGACGGCGACCGCCCTTACTTTATGCAGGATACCATCCACCTAGGTTGGAATGGTTGGTTAGCGGCTGATAAGTATATCAATCCTTTCTTGACCCAGAAACAAGCTCAACCCAACTATCAAATCAATGATGCCTTTCTTAGCCAAACTTGGGCTAATTATACAGGTCAACCTGATGATTTCAACAAATGAAGCCTGCTCCTA harbors:
- the dltB gene encoding D-alanyl-lipoteichoic acid biosynthesis protein DltB; its protein translation is MIGFFTSLPKLEAYGNPQYFLYIILAVLPIFIGLFFKKRFAPYEALVSLAFIVLMLTGKNLNQLTSLLLYVIWETALVFTYKAYRKRSNASGVFYLWSFLSVLPLAFVKVAPTISHGFASLFGFLGISYLTFRAVGMIIEMRDGVLKEFTLWQFLRFLLFMPTFSSGPIDRFKRFDDDYQKIPERDELLNMLEQAIYWIMLGFLYKFIIAYLDETYLLNPMKESALQMGGLFNRYTLGVMYAYGLDLFFDFAGYSMFALAISNLMGVKSPINFNKPFISRDLKEFWNRWHMSLSFWFRDFIFMRLVKLLIQKKVFDNRNVTSSVAYIINMLVMGFWHGVTWYYIAYGLFHGVGLVINDAWFRKKKKINKERKKKGQEPLPDNKWTQALGIFITFNVVMVSFLLFSGFLDAQWFNNPVIKQ
- the dltC gene encoding D-alanine--poly(phosphoribitol) ligase subunit DltC gives rise to the protein MDIKADVIEIIDDLFMEDVSDMMDEDLFDAGVLDSMGTVELIVELENHFDISVPVSEFGRDDWNTANKIVQGVTELRNA
- the dltD gene encoding D-alanyl-lipoteichoic acid biosynthesis protein DltD produces the protein MLKRLWQILGPLVCAMVLVVALIALYPTKREHSFQAEKDDAVALTKISFKSRSKKVRALSDPNHRFVPFFGSSEWSRMDAMHPSVLAEAYNRGYTPYLLGQRGAASLTQYFGIQQIIPQMTKKQAVYVISPQWFVKKGANAAAFQSFFSNDQMVSFLRRQRGTSYDQYAAKRFLELYPESSLSQMMEKVAKGQELSKADRGQLKLRQKVLEKEDNFYSQFAVSSRNYDDKIAKKAESLPKTFSYETLSNRADQLAAKATDNNPFRVSNNFFNTRLKGNYKALKGSQTKFDYTQSPEFNDLQLVLHQFAQMDTDVLFIIPPVNKKWSDYTGLDTKKYQESVAKIKYQLQSQGFNHIADLSKDGDRPYFMQDTIHLGWNGWLAADKYINPFLTQKQAQPNYQINDAFLSQTWANYTGQPDDFNK